A stretch of the Malus sylvestris chromosome 10, drMalSylv7.2, whole genome shotgun sequence genome encodes the following:
- the LOC126586762 gene encoding putative UDP-glucose glucosyltransferase encodes MGSQTPLPHIFLVCFPAQGHINPMLRLGKRLASKGMLVSFSTTENYGKEMRKANDGISDQPTPVGNGFIRFEFFDDGLAEDDPKFSKLDEYMPLLELVGMDLVTQMIKRHANEGRPVSCLVNNPFIPWVCDVAAELGIPRATLWIQSCAVFSAYYHCHNKMVPFPTEAEPIIDIQLPGMPVLKHDEIPSFLLPSDPFQVLGRAILGQFKKLSKSLYVLMDTFQELEPEIIEHMSQVCIVTPVGPLFKNPKAPKTSIGGDLMKADDCFEWLDSKPPTSVVYISFGSIVHLKQEQVDEIAHGLLSSGVSFLWAMKPPGKAFGTEKHVLPDGFLEKVGDKGKVVQWSPQEQVLAHPSVACFLTHCGWNSSVEALTSGVPLVTFPQWGDQVTNSKFLVDVFGVGLRLCRGRAENRLITRDEVAKCLLEATVGEKANELKQNALKWKKAAEEAVAEGGSSDRSLEDFIDEISKITYVA; translated from the exons ATGGGATCTCAAACTCCTCTCCCTCATATTTTTCTTGTGTGTTTTCCAGCACAAGGACACATAAACCCTATGCTCAGGTTAGGCAAACGCCTAGCTTCAAAGGGCATGTTGGTAAGTTTCTCCACCACAGAAAACTATGGCAAAGAGATGAGAAAGGCCAATGATGGTATCAGTGACCAACCTACACCCGTCGGCAATGGTTTCATCAGGTTTGAGTTTTTTGACGACGGGCTAGCGGAAGATGATCCGAAATTCTCGAAGTTGGACGAATATATGCCTCTGCTTGAACTTGTGGGCATGGATCTGGTAACACAGATGATCAAACGACATGCCAATGAAGGTCGTCCAGTTTCATGCCTGGTGAACAATCCGTTCATTCCTTGGGTTTGTGATGTTGCCGCCGAGCTTGGGATCCCTCGTGCCACGCTTTGGATTCAGTCTTGTGCTGTGTTCTCGGCCTATTACCATTGCCACAACAAGATGGTGCCGTTTCCGACAGAGGCTGAGCCGATTATCGATATTCAGCTTCCTGGTATGCCTGTTCTGAAGCATGATGAGATTCCCAGCTTCTTACTCCCTTCTGATCCATTTCAG GTTTTGGGGAGGGCAATATTAGGACAGTTCAAGAAGTTATCCAAATCACTCTATGTGTTGATGGACACATTCCAGGAGTTGGAGCCAGAAATAATTGAGCACATGTCCCAGGTGTGCATAGTGACGCCCGTTGGCCCCTTATTCAAAAACCCTAAAGCTCCAAAAACAAGCATCGGAGGTGACTTAATGAAAGCCGATGATTGCTTTGAGTGGCTTGACTCAAAGCCCCCAACATCTGTCGTGTACATATCTTTTGGTAGCATTGTGCACTTAAAGCAAGAGCAAGTTGACGAGATTGCTCATGGCCTACTGAGTTCTGGGGTCTCGTTTTTATGGGCTATGAAGCCACCTGGCAAAGCATTCGGAACGGAAAAACATGTTTTGCCAGATGGGTTTTTGGAAAAAGTTGGTGACAAGGGAAAAGTGGTGCAGTGGAGTCCACAAGAGCAAGTTCTAGCTCACCCATCGGTTGCATGTTTTCTTACTCACTGTGGCTGGAACTCTTCAGTCGAAGCACTAACTTCCGGCGTGCCACTTGTGACATTTCCTCAATGGGGCGACCAAGTCACCAATTCAAAGTTCTTGGTGGATGTGTTTGGTGTGGGGCTCAGATTGTGTCGTGGAAGAGCTGAAAATAGATTGATCACGAGAGACGAGGTTGCGAAGTGTTTGTTGGAGGCAACCGTGGGAGAGAAGGCAAATGAACTGAAGCAAAACGCTTTGAAATGGAAGAAGGCGGCAGAGGAAGCGGTGGCTGAGGGTGGCTCCTCTGACCGGAGTCTTGAAGATTTTATAGACGAGATTAGCAAGATCACGTATGTTGCCTAG